A single genomic interval of Trichosurus vulpecula isolate mTriVul1 chromosome 6, mTriVul1.pri, whole genome shotgun sequence harbors:
- the LOC118855153 gene encoding olfactory receptor 5B2-like: MENGSEVNEFIFLGLTDTPELQMPLFITFTLIYIITLVGNLGMVALIFWDSHLHTPMYFFLSNLSLVDFGYSSAVTPKVMAGLLTGHKVISYNGCATQLFFFATFTTVESFFLASMAYDRHVAICKPLYYTMTMTSGVCTRLAVGSYICGFLTSSVSVGDTFSLSFCGSNIVHHFFCDITPLLALSCSDIHINEWVLFILGGFNISFALMVIFTSYLFVLIAILRIHSAEGRKKAFSTCASHLTAVSIFYGTIIFMYLQPSSSHSMDIDKMASMFYTMIIPMLNPLVYSLRNKEVKLAFRKSISYSFLGISSLLLPTG, encoded by the coding sequence ATGGAGAATGGCTCAGAGGTTAATGAGTTCATTTTTCTGGGACTAACAGACACCCCAGAGCTTCAAATGCCCCTCTTTATAACATTCACCCTCATCTACATCATCACACTGGTGGGGAACCTGGGGATGGTAGCCCTCATCTTTTGGGACTCCCATCTCCACACccccatgtactttttcctcagtAATCTCTCTCTGGTGGATTTTGGCTACTCCTCAGCTGTGACTCCCAAGGTGATGGCTGGGCTCCTCACAGGGCACAAGGTCATCTCCTACAATGGATGTGCTACACAGttgttcttctttgcaacatttaCCACTGTTGAAAGTTTTTTCCTGGCTTCCATGGCCTACGATCGTCATGTGGCTATTTGCAAGCCTCTATATTATACCATGACAATGACATCAGGTGTGTGCACACGTCTAGCTGTTGGTTCCTACATCTGTGGCTTTCTGACCTCCTCTGTGAGTGTAGGAGATACCTTTAGCCTCTCCTTCTGTGGTTCCAATATAGTTCATCACTTTTTTTGTGATATCACCCCTCTCCTGGCTCTTTCCTGCTCTGATATCCACATTAATGAGTGGGTGCTCTTTATATTAGGGGGATTCAATATCTCTTTTGCCCTCATGGTCATCTTCACCTCTTACCTGTTTGTCCTCATTGCCATTCTGAGAATCCATTCTGCTGAGGGCCGGAAGAAAGCCTTCTCCACCTGTGCTTCCCACCTCACAGCAGTGTCCATATTCTATGGGACGATCATCTTCATGTACCTTCAACCCAGCTCGAGTCACTCCATGGACATAGACAAAATGGCATCTATGTTCTATACTATGATTATTCCAATGCTGAACCCTCTGGTCTACAGCTTGAGGAACAAGGAAGTCAAGTTGGCTTTCAGGAAGAGCATCAGCTACTCCTTCCTGGGCATCTCATCTCTACTTCTCCCTACTGGGTGA
- the LOC118853544 gene encoding olfactory receptor 5B12-like, with the protein MSFMENHSVVNEFILVGLTDAPELQIPLFMIFTFIYSITLFGNLGMVVLISLDSHLHNPMYFFLSNLSLVDFGYSSAVTPKVIAGFLTGDKIISYNGCAAQMFFFVAFASVDCFLLAVMAYDRHAAVCKPLHYGTTMTLSVCIHLAIGVYICSFLQSSVNIGCTFHLSFCSSNVVHHFFCDIPPLLALSCSDIHISEMVVFILAGFNVSFALLVIMISYVFIFIAILRIHSSEGRHKAFSTCASHLTTVSIFYGTIIFMYFQPNSSHSMDTDKMASVFYTMVIPMLNPIVYSLRNKEVKNALRKAAGRKYPLGV; encoded by the coding sequence ATGTCATTTATGGAAAATCATTCAGTGGTGAATGAGTTCATTCTGGTGGGGTTAACAGATGCCCCAGAACTTCAGATCCCCCTCTTCATGATTTTCACCTTTATTTATTCAATAACTCTGTTCGGGAACCTTGGCATGGTAGTGCTGATCTCCTTGGACTCCCATCTCCACAACCCaatgtacttttttctcagtAACCTGTCTTTGGTGGATTTTGGTTATTCTTCAGCTGTTACTCCCAAGGTAATCGCTGGGTTCCTCACAGGGGACAAAATCATCTCTTATAATGGATGTGCAGCACAAATGTTCTTCTTTGTGGCCTTTGCAAGTGTGGACTGTTTCCTTCTAGCTGTGATGGCATATGATCGCCATGCAGCAGTATGTAAACCcctgcactatggcaccaccatGACTTTGAGTGTGTGTATTCACTTGGCTATTGGGGTTTATATTTGTAGCTTCCTTCAGTCATCTGTTAATATTGGATGTACATTTCACCTATCCTTTTGTAGTTCCAATGTGGTCCATCATTTTTTCTGTGACATCCCCCCACTCTTGGCTCTCTCCTGCTCTGATATCCATATCAGTGAGATGGTGGTCTTTATTTTAGCAGGATTTAATGTCTCTTTTGCCCTCTTGGTAATTATGATCTCCTATGTATTCATCTTCATTGCCATCCTAAGGATTCACTCTTCTGAGGGTCGGCATAAAGCCTTCTCTACCTGTGCTTCCCACCTCACAACTGTGTCCATTTTCTATGGGACAATCATCTTCATGTACTTCCAGCCCAACTCAAGTCATTCCATGGACACAGACAAAATGGCATCAGTATTCTACACCATGGTCATTCCCATGCTAAATCCTATAGTCTATAGCCTGAGGAACAAGGAAGTTAAGAATGCTTTGAGGAAGGCTGCTGGGAGAAAATATCCACTAGGTGTATGA